The region CACACTGTTTTGGGGCCCTCTGGCTGAGGTTTCACTAAGGACCGAAACTCTCAGGGAGACAGAGATGGAAGAGTGGGAATTCAGACTTGGGAAACATCAGCCATCCCATCACGCCACTCTCTGCAGACCACAGCCCACACCCAGCAGGCACTTCCAAGTGTTGGTGCTTCAGCACAGCACTTTCAAGGCTGACTCTGACCCTTGGCTCCCCTGGGGGCTGTTCTCAGCGTGTGCCATTGCCGAATCCACACTGGGTTGGGCCTGACAAGTGCAGTGTCACAGGCTACATCTTCCAACATGATGGTCCAACTTCAAAGGGGACTGCAAATCTGTGGGTTTGAGAAGGGCAAAGTGACACTCACAGgtccataaaataaaaatagtcaCAAACCTACCCTGTTTCCATCGGCTTTGATGTGGGGGTGGCACTCAGATCAGTGCTTATGCCAGGGCTCTTGTGTGGTCACCTGTCTTTGCCTCCTGCAATAATCTGTGGGCATTTCTTTCCACAGGTGGTGAGTCTCATCCTGTCTGACGTGATAGGTGACCCCCTGGACATCATAGCAAGTGGGcccactgctgccagctcccacagtGTCCAAGACTGCCTTCAGATACTCACCAAATACAACCTGCTGCACAACCTGCCCAAGTCAGTGGAAACggtcctctccagctctcccaccaAGCCCACTGCTCCAGAAAACTACTCCCACGTTTCCAACATCATCCTTGGGTCAAACACACTGGCTTTGGAAGAGGCCAAACACCAGGCCGAGGGCCTGGGCTATGCAGCTCTGGTCCTGAGTGCAGCAGTCCATGGGGAAGTCGGCCGTGTTGCCACGCTGTACTGCCAGCTGATCCAGCTGGTCTGCCTGGGCTTCGCCGGCCTCGGAGACGGGCCCCTGAGTGACGAGCTGAGGGGGAAtctcctgcagctggcagcagagctaCAGATCCCAGGTTTGGAGCTTGATGAGTTTCTACAGGCCCTGCGAGGATTAGGGCCTGACAGACCAGTCTGCATCCTGGCTGGTGGAGAAACCACAGTCCAGCTCCAAGGAACCGGCAAGGGAGGGAGAAACCAGGAGCTGGCCCTGCGTGTGGcgctggggctgcacagggcTCAGGCCTgcacaggagccagcagccccCAAGGGAGGTGTGAGATCCTCTTCCTCAGCGGGGGAACAGACGGGCAGGACGGGCCAAcggaggcagcaggagccttctgcagcccagggctggtggctgAGGCGCTTCAGGAGGGCTTGGATGTGGAGGCCTTTCTCAGGAACAACGACTCCTACACGTTCTTCAGCCACTTCCAAGGTGGGCATCACCTCCTGGTGACAGGCTTGACAGGCACCAATGTCATGGACATCCAGGCCATTTTAATTAGAGCCATGGAGAGATCATGAGAGCTCCCTCTGCAGATATCCAGATGCAGTTAATTAGGAGCAGGAGTATATGAACGCACCAATGCTGCAGACAAATGCAAACTACTTAAATTAGGGCTCACTGTCGAGGCTGCTACTGTCCTTGACAGAAACAATCCACTAATTAGACACGAGTGGATGTCCACAGCAAAAACAAGCACTTATAATTGGAGGGATCAGAGGAAGGTAAGAGGTCACATTACAGACAAG is a window of Corvus cornix cornix isolate S_Up_H32 chromosome 12, ASM73873v5, whole genome shotgun sequence DNA encoding:
- the GLYCTK gene encoding glycerate kinase; the protein is MSLREHALSLFRGAVGTVRPAPMLKRALKLQGDGCPQLLVKGQAFPVKRDLYLVGFGKAVLGMAAAAEEILGDHLTRGIINVPLGIQESLQRAGMQEMLLKPHSKIQVIEGAKNNLPDTEALKGAAAIQELAEGLTADDLLLVLISGGGSALLPAPIPPMLLEEKEKLTKLLASRGAAIQELNIVRKTLSVLKGGGLAQLAHPARVVSLILSDVIGDPLDIIASGPTAASSHSVQDCLQILTKYNLLHNLPKSVETVLSSSPTKPTAPENYSHVSNIILGSNTLALEEAKHQAEGLGYAALVLSAAVHGEVGRVATLYCQLIQLVCLGFAGLGDGPLSDELRGNLLQLAAELQIPGLELDEFLQALRGLGPDRPVCILAGGETTVQLQGTGKGGRNQELALRVALGLHRAQACTGASSPQGRCEILFLSGGTDGQDGPTEAAGAFCSPGLVAEALQEGLDVEAFLRNNDSYTFFSHFQGGHHLLVTGLTGTNVMDIQAILIRAMERS